Proteins encoded together in one Synechococcus sp. A15-62 window:
- the pstA gene encoding phosphate ABC transporter permease PstA: protein MTQTLTHNQAESAPDLSYKPFQRRNISSGALSFLAALFAVIAVLPLILVLGYVLVQGGSKISLALLTQLPPPPGLEEGGIANAIVGTLVVTAVAGLIAVPVGVGGGIFLAEYSRSGWFAQFIRFGTNVLAGVPSIIAGVFIYGTIVTSRILFGNAYSAVAGGMALAVLMLPTVIKTTDEGLKLVPDDLRRAALGVGASRFVTIIRITLPAAFTPIATGVVLAVARAAGETAPLIFTALFSPFWSDLLTHEGIFSPIATLSVMIYNFAIEPYEFHNELAWAASFVLVVMILALNLFSRWLARFAAK, encoded by the coding sequence ATGACGCAGACGCTCACCCACAACCAAGCCGAGTCAGCCCCTGACCTCAGCTACAAGCCCTTTCAACGCAGAAACATCAGCAGCGGGGCACTCTCGTTTCTGGCGGCACTGTTCGCAGTCATCGCTGTTCTGCCCCTGATCCTGGTGCTGGGTTACGTGCTGGTGCAGGGGGGCAGCAAGATCAGCCTGGCCCTGCTGACGCAACTGCCTCCACCGCCAGGCCTCGAAGAAGGAGGGATCGCCAATGCGATCGTTGGGACCCTGGTGGTGACGGCTGTTGCTGGCCTGATCGCTGTTCCGGTGGGCGTTGGCGGCGGTATTTTTCTTGCTGAATATTCCCGATCTGGATGGTTCGCTCAGTTCATCCGCTTCGGCACCAATGTGCTGGCCGGGGTGCCATCGATCATTGCCGGCGTATTCATCTACGGAACCATCGTCACCAGCCGAATTCTGTTCGGGAACGCCTACAGCGCTGTCGCCGGTGGCATGGCACTGGCGGTGCTGATGCTGCCCACAGTGATCAAAACCACTGATGAAGGCCTGAAGCTGGTGCCCGACGACTTACGGCGTGCTGCCCTGGGGGTGGGCGCATCCCGATTCGTCACCATCATTCGAATCACACTCCCTGCCGCTTTCACACCAATCGCAACCGGCGTGGTCCTTGCTGTCGCCAGAGCAGCAGGGGAAACGGCTCCCCTGATTTTCACAGCCCTGTTCTCCCCGTTCTGGTCTGATCTGCTCACGCATGAAGGGATCTTTTCTCCAATCGCCACCCTCTCGGTGATGATCTACAACTTCGCGATCGAGCCCTACGAATTTCACAACGAACTGGCCTGGGCCGCATCGTTTGTGCTCGTTGTGATGATCCTGGCCCTAAACCTCTTCTCTCGCTGGCTGGCGCGATTTGCTGCCAAATAA
- the htpG gene encoding molecular chaperone HtpG — translation MAVLEEQGQIQIHTENIFPIIKKAVYSGHEVFLRELVSNGVDAISKRRMAAMAGDCSEGDDGAIRITVDREAKTVTISDNGIGMTADEVKRYINQVAFSSAEDFLEKYKQENDAIIGHFGLGFYSSFMVAERVELLTRSARPEAEAVRWSCDGSPNFSLTAAEKEQPGTDVILHLMEDELEYLEPARIRTLINTYCDFMAVPVQLEGETINKMDAPWRKSARDLSDQDYIDLYHYLYPFQGDPLLWVHLNTDYPYNLQGILFFPKQTGRADWEKGEIKLYCNQVFVSDSIKEVVPRYLLPLRGVIDSPDIPLNVSRSALQTDRRVRSIGNFVAKKVSDRLRNLKKEDPKGYAEAWDALAPFVKIGAMEDEKFAEQVSELILFATTAAAEEGDDADPIACDGRAFTTLEGYRSRLAADQNKRVLYSTDDVAQAGALNLWTSQGAEVLKLETVIDTQFIPWLENRHEELTFQRVDSELDESLKDNDAELTDQDGTTESDRLRDLIKGALANDKVTVQVQALKAEGAPPAMILLPEQMRRLNDMGALMEQRLPGLPEHHVLLVNRRHPLVEGMLKLRAGGVLVGAAETSPTASLSEDVARHLYDMARLGVGGLEPNELAGFQTRSAELMGALMQRGL, via the coding sequence ATGGCGGTGCTGGAGGAACAGGGTCAGATTCAGATCCACACCGAAAACATTTTCCCAATCATCAAGAAGGCCGTTTATTCCGGCCACGAGGTGTTTCTTCGGGAGCTGGTGAGCAATGGCGTCGACGCCATCAGCAAGCGCCGCATGGCCGCCATGGCCGGCGATTGCAGCGAAGGGGATGACGGAGCCATCCGGATCACGGTGGATCGTGAGGCCAAGACCGTCACCATCAGCGACAACGGCATTGGCATGACGGCCGATGAGGTGAAGCGCTACATCAATCAGGTGGCCTTCTCCAGTGCCGAGGATTTCCTGGAGAAGTACAAGCAGGAAAACGACGCCATCATTGGCCACTTCGGCCTGGGTTTCTATTCCAGCTTTATGGTGGCCGAGCGGGTGGAGCTGCTGACCCGTTCAGCCCGGCCCGAGGCTGAGGCCGTGCGCTGGAGCTGTGATGGTTCCCCGAACTTCAGCCTCACTGCCGCCGAAAAGGAGCAGCCCGGCACGGACGTGATCCTTCATCTGATGGAGGACGAGCTCGAATATCTCGAACCGGCCCGGATCCGCACCCTGATCAACACCTACTGCGACTTCATGGCAGTACCGGTGCAGCTGGAAGGGGAAACCATCAACAAGATGGATGCCCCCTGGCGCAAAAGCGCCCGAGATCTGAGTGATCAGGACTACATCGATCTCTATCACTACCTGTATCCCTTCCAGGGCGACCCCCTGCTCTGGGTTCACCTCAACACCGACTATCCCTACAACCTTCAGGGCATTCTTTTCTTCCCCAAGCAGACCGGTCGTGCCGACTGGGAGAAAGGGGAAATCAAGCTGTACTGCAACCAGGTGTTCGTCAGCGATTCAATCAAGGAGGTCGTTCCGCGCTACCTGTTGCCCCTGCGGGGGGTGATCGATTCACCCGACATCCCCCTAAACGTGAGCCGCAGTGCCCTGCAGACCGACCGACGCGTTCGGTCCATCGGCAACTTCGTCGCCAAGAAGGTGTCAGACCGGCTGCGGAACCTGAAAAAGGAGGATCCCAAGGGTTACGCCGAAGCCTGGGATGCCCTGGCACCCTTCGTGAAGATCGGCGCCATGGAGGACGAAAAGTTTGCGGAGCAGGTGTCTGAATTGATCCTGTTCGCCACCACCGCAGCAGCAGAGGAAGGTGACGACGCTGACCCGATCGCCTGCGATGGCCGTGCCTTCACCACCCTGGAGGGATACCGCAGCCGACTGGCCGCGGATCAGAACAAGCGCGTGCTTTACAGCACCGATGACGTCGCCCAGGCTGGAGCGCTCAACCTCTGGACCTCCCAGGGCGCGGAAGTGCTGAAGCTGGAGACGGTGATCGACACCCAGTTCATCCCCTGGCTGGAGAATCGCCATGAGGAACTCACCTTCCAGCGCGTCGACTCTGAACTGGACGAGAGCCTGAAGGACAACGATGCCGAGCTCACCGATCAGGACGGCACCACGGAATCAGACCGACTGCGTGATCTGATCAAAGGGGCCCTGGCCAACGACAAGGTGACCGTTCAGGTGCAGGCCCTGAAAGCCGAAGGAGCACCGCCGGCCATGATTCTTCTGCCGGAACAGATGCGCCGGCTGAACGACATGGGCGCCTTGATGGAACAACGGCTGCCGGGACTTCCCGAGCATCACGTGCTGCTGGTGAACCGGCGTCACCCCCTTGTGGAAGGGATGCTGAAGTTGCGTGCCGGTGGTGTGCTGGTGGGAGCAGCGGAAACATCGCCGACCGCAAGCCTGTCCGAGGATGTGGCCCGCCATCTGTATGACATGGCGCGCCTGGGCGTGGGGGGGCTGGAACCCAATGAACTGGCCGGTTTCCAGACCCGCAGTGCTGAATTAATGGGTGCCTTGATGCAGAGAGGTCTTTGA
- the ggpS gene encoding glucosylglycerol-phosphate synthase: MGAGQSSFVILYHRTPFDESKDKNGKRIWVDQKSPNGIIPTLRNLFRSCEKGTWIAWRRVDEQSNEGTERFEMDNPSPFTLCRIPLEDGQISSFYHITSKECFWPILHTFPTYFNVNNANWKIFEEVNKRFAMAACAEAAEGATVWVHDYNLWLAPGYIRAERPDLKIAFFHHTPFPGNDVFAILPWREQILESLLCCDVVGFHIPRYTENFARAATTLVGAKRGPKVPVDKKFIEVGTALSEGTVTSHLEHNGRTIQLLSSPVGTSPDLIQELCWSPSVESHGELIVQDTKKGRKLILSASRVDYTKGNEELLLAFERLLERRKDLHGQVVLMLACVAAASGMKIYEDTQRSIEEMAGRINGRFSQIDWVPIRFSTRRIPYDEMIAWFCHADVCWITPLRDGLNLVAKEYAAARRNRGGVLVLSEFTGASVVLDGAVLTNPYSNRRMDEAIESALEMDEDEQRDRMSRMTDAVESYTVSDWADEQMSGLSPSTPQ, translated from the coding sequence ATGGGTGCGGGTCAGAGTTCGTTTGTAATCCTCTACCACCGCACACCGTTCGACGAATCAAAGGACAAGAACGGGAAAAGAATATGGGTCGACCAGAAAAGCCCTAACGGAATTATTCCAACCCTTCGCAATCTCTTCCGCAGTTGCGAAAAGGGCACCTGGATTGCCTGGAGAAGGGTCGACGAACAGTCGAATGAGGGCACAGAACGGTTTGAGATGGATAACCCTTCGCCGTTCACTCTTTGCCGAATCCCCCTGGAAGATGGACAGATTTCCAGTTTTTATCACATCACATCCAAAGAATGCTTCTGGCCAATTCTTCATACATTCCCGACCTATTTCAATGTCAACAATGCGAACTGGAAGATCTTTGAAGAGGTCAACAAACGTTTCGCAATGGCGGCATGCGCCGAAGCTGCCGAAGGTGCAACGGTTTGGGTGCATGATTACAACCTTTGGTTGGCTCCTGGATACATCCGAGCCGAACGTCCAGACCTGAAGATCGCCTTTTTCCATCACACCCCTTTCCCGGGGAATGATGTTTTCGCCATCCTTCCCTGGCGTGAGCAGATTCTGGAAAGTCTGCTCTGTTGTGATGTCGTCGGCTTTCATATTCCCCGCTACACGGAAAACTTTGCCCGTGCCGCCACAACGCTGGTGGGTGCCAAGCGTGGACCCAAAGTGCCGGTGGACAAGAAGTTCATAGAGGTCGGCACCGCCCTGTCGGAAGGCACGGTCACCAGTCACCTCGAGCACAACGGCCGCACGATTCAGCTGCTCAGCTCTCCGGTGGGCACCTCACCGGATCTGATTCAGGAGTTGTGCTGGAGCCCGTCGGTTGAAAGCCATGGCGAATTGATCGTTCAAGACACCAAAAAAGGCCGAAAACTGATCCTCTCCGCCAGTCGAGTGGATTACACCAAGGGCAACGAAGAGTTGCTGCTGGCCTTTGAACGGCTGTTGGAACGACGCAAAGATCTGCACGGACAAGTGGTGTTGATGCTGGCCTGTGTGGCCGCCGCCAGTGGAATGAAGATCTACGAAGACACCCAACGCTCGATCGAGGAAATGGCCGGTCGAATCAACGGCCGCTTCAGCCAGATCGATTGGGTCCCCATCCGCTTTTCCACCCGTCGGATCCCCTACGACGAAATGATCGCCTGGTTCTGCCATGCAGACGTGTGCTGGATCACGCCGCTGCGGGATGGCCTGAATCTGGTGGCCAAGGAATATGCCGCTGCTCGACGGAACCGTGGCGGCGTACTTGTGCTCTCGGAATTCACCGGAGCCTCGGTCGTACTCGATGGTGCTGTGCTCACCAACCCGTATTCGAATCGACGCATGGATGAGGCCATTGAATCGGCACTGGAAATGGATGAAGACGAACAACGCGACCGCATGAGCCGGATGACCGATGCCGTTGAGAGCTACACCGTCAGCGACTGGGCGGATGAACAGATGTCTGGTCTGTCGCCCTCGACCCCGCAATGA
- a CDS encoding ATP phosphoribosyltransferase regulatory subunit, whose protein sequence is MALQPAAGAKDLNPRQVETNRQLTERLASVYRLWGYDEVSPPRVERLATLMAGGAIDSSDIVRLVADDPLGLRPEMTASIARAACTRFADRQRPLRLWASGTVFRTRSADEGGQCIEENLQSGVELFGVSGSEAEMELLSLLMASVQTLGLQTSQKPRLLLGHTALMDLVLLPFNGAVRDQIRTALIDFDRLAIESFDLADAEKTRLLSLMDCRGTPDQVLAHLSSLCGEQPVFDELRRLCAHLASAAQAQAVTIQLDPTFQPHFELYTGLVFQLVCDGRSSPVVIARGGRYDDLVRRCGATDDRAFGAGFSLAIDPIRELISDLDAAEQQQSDVLVAFSTASNLESAMERQRSWHEQGRTAVMTLEPLASKQEAELQAMAQGGLQLDWVDP, encoded by the coding sequence ATGGCGCTGCAACCTGCAGCTGGCGCAAAGGATCTGAATCCACGTCAGGTGGAGACCAATCGACAGCTGACGGAACGTCTGGCGTCGGTCTACCGCCTCTGGGGCTACGACGAGGTCTCGCCACCCCGGGTGGAACGCCTGGCGACCCTGATGGCCGGCGGTGCCATCGACAGCTCAGACATTGTTCGTCTTGTGGCCGATGACCCCCTCGGGCTGCGTCCGGAGATGACGGCATCCATCGCCAGAGCTGCCTGCACCCGATTCGCGGATCGTCAGAGACCACTCCGGCTCTGGGCATCCGGCACGGTGTTCCGGACCCGTTCCGCAGATGAGGGGGGGCAGTGCATTGAGGAAAACCTGCAGAGCGGCGTCGAACTGTTCGGCGTCAGCGGCAGCGAAGCGGAGATGGAGCTGCTCAGCCTGCTGATGGCCTCCGTTCAGACCCTGGGGCTGCAGACCAGCCAGAAACCAAGGCTGTTGCTGGGGCACACCGCCCTGATGGATCTGGTGCTCCTTCCATTTAATGGTGCGGTGCGTGATCAGATCCGCACCGCACTAATCGATTTCGATCGTTTGGCCATCGAAAGCTTCGATCTGGCCGACGCTGAGAAGACCAGGCTGCTCTCCTTGATGGACTGCCGGGGCACCCCCGACCAGGTGCTGGCTCATCTCAGCAGTCTCTGCGGGGAACAGCCGGTCTTCGATGAGCTGCGGCGGCTCTGTGCCCATCTCGCCTCGGCAGCTCAGGCTCAGGCAGTGACGATCCAGCTCGATCCAACCTTCCAACCCCATTTCGAGCTCTACACCGGCCTGGTGTTCCAGCTCGTTTGTGATGGCCGCAGTTCACCGGTGGTGATTGCCCGCGGCGGCCGCTACGACGATTTGGTGCGCCGTTGCGGCGCAACGGATGATCGGGCCTTTGGCGCAGGGTTCAGCCTCGCGATCGATCCGATCCGCGAACTGATTTCGGACCTGGATGCTGCCGAACAACAGCAGTCCGATGTTCTCGTTGCTTTTTCAACGGCCTCAAATCTGGAATCCGCGATGGAGCGTCAGCGCAGCTGGCACGAGCAGGGACGCACTGCCGTGATGACTCTTGAACCCTTGGCCTCCAAGCAGGAGGCTGAGCTGCAGGCGATGGCCCAGGGTGGTCTGCAGCTGGATTGGGTCGATCCTTAG
- a CDS encoding peroxiredoxin, producing MNRRELLVKSGLFLTALTLTPSRASALGGVVLETGTTVPDFDLPGSSQSEPDRKQWSSRDLRGRWLAIYFYPRDFTGGCTIEARGFESLHNDFLQAGAEVIGISADSVDDHESFCESEGLSFPLLSDPDGTVSKAYGSWMAPYSLRHTFLIDPDGVLRERWVAVRPNGHAREVLDSLVIFQSKAGV from the coding sequence GTGAATCGGCGGGAATTACTAGTCAAGTCCGGCCTTTTCCTTACAGCTCTGACGCTCACACCCTCGCGGGCTTCGGCCCTCGGGGGTGTTGTTTTGGAAACGGGCACAACCGTGCCCGATTTTGATCTACCCGGATCCAGCCAATCCGAACCCGATCGGAAGCAATGGAGCAGCCGTGATCTGCGCGGCCGCTGGCTCGCGATTTACTTCTACCCAAGAGATTTCACCGGCGGATGCACGATCGAAGCCCGGGGCTTCGAAAGCCTTCACAACGACTTCCTTCAGGCCGGGGCCGAGGTAATCGGCATCAGCGCCGACAGCGTTGATGACCACGAATCCTTCTGTGAAAGCGAAGGATTGAGCTTCCCCCTGCTCTCGGACCCTGACGGAACCGTCAGCAAGGCCTACGGGTCGTGGATGGCGCCGTACTCGCTACGCCACACCTTCCTGATCGATCCGGACGGGGTGCTGCGCGAACGCTGGGTGGCGGTTCGACCCAACGGTCACGCCAGGGAGGTGCTGGATTCGTTGGTGATTTTTCAGTCCAAAGCCGGCGTTTGA
- the rpmB gene encoding 50S ribosomal protein L28 codes for MSRVCQLTGTRANNGMAVSHSHIRTKKLQQANLQQRRLWWAEGNRWVKLRVTTRALKTIQKKGLGAYAKSLGINLAKI; via the coding sequence ATGTCACGGGTGTGTCAGCTCACCGGTACTCGCGCCAACAACGGCATGGCCGTGAGCCATTCCCACATCCGCACCAAGAAGCTGCAGCAGGCCAACCTGCAGCAGCGTCGCCTCTGGTGGGCGGAAGGCAACCGCTGGGTGAAGCTTCGCGTCACCACCCGCGCCCTGAAAACCATCCAGAAGAAAGGCCTCGGCGCCTACGCCAAGTCTCTGGGCATTAACCTGGCCAAGATCTGA
- a CDS encoding ferredoxin family protein: protein MAHSIVTDVCEGIADCVDACPVACIDQGKGKNKKGTDFYWINFDTCIDCGICLQVCPVEGAIVAEERPDLQKTS, encoded by the coding sequence ATGGCTCATTCCATCGTCACTGACGTTTGCGAGGGCATCGCTGACTGCGTTGATGCCTGCCCCGTGGCCTGCATTGACCAAGGCAAAGGAAAGAACAAAAAGGGCACCGACTTCTACTGGATCAATTTCGACACCTGCATCGATTGCGGAATCTGCCTGCAGGTGTGTCCCGTTGAGGGGGCCATCGTTGCCGAAGAGCGTCCAGACCTGCAGAAGACGTCCTGA
- a CDS encoding 2Fe-2S iron-sulfur cluster-binding protein: protein MRPSHRITIHWRQEGRTITHDVPEGDYILHSFEEQGDRLPFSCRNGCCTECAVRVRSGSLDQREAMGLSRELRAKGYGLLCVARAIGPLEAETQDEDEVYELQFGRHFGKGRVTARIPLEEE, encoded by the coding sequence ATGCGTCCCAGCCACAGGATCACGATTCACTGGCGCCAGGAGGGTCGCACCATCACCCACGACGTCCCTGAAGGGGACTACATCCTCCACAGCTTCGAAGAGCAGGGCGATCGACTTCCCTTCTCCTGCAGAAACGGATGCTGCACGGAGTGCGCCGTTCGTGTGCGGAGCGGCAGCCTCGATCAGCGCGAAGCGATGGGACTGTCGCGGGAGCTGAGGGCCAAGGGCTACGGCCTTCTCTGCGTGGCCCGCGCCATCGGCCCCCTGGAGGCTGAAACCCAGGATGAGGATGAGGTGTACGAGCTCCAGTTCGGACGCCACTTCGGCAAAGGGCGCGTCACCGCTCGCATTCCCCTTGAGGAGGAATGA
- a CDS encoding inositol monophosphatase family protein, with the protein MPESICSRAAREAGLSPSDLERLVGVARSAADAGGQELMRHYGRLSSIKNKGRSGDLVTNADLAAERIVLKLLAEQTPEIAVLAEESGAAGQQDGLRWCVDPLDGTTNFAHGYPFFATSIGLTFGQQPLLGAIAVPFLKEMYWGAPGIGAFCNESPLQVSSCERLEDSLLVTGFAYDRHTRLDNNYAEFCWFTHRTHGVRRGGAAAVDLAFVAAGRQDGYWERGLSPWDLAAGVALVDLAGGTVTGYGNRPFDLSSGRVVAAGASLHAAITEGLSQVKPLPGAAFGAPEVTAMGS; encoded by the coding sequence ATGCCGGAATCGATCTGCAGCCGTGCCGCCCGCGAGGCCGGTCTCAGCCCAAGCGATCTCGAGCGTCTTGTGGGCGTGGCGCGTTCAGCGGCCGATGCCGGCGGCCAGGAACTGATGCGCCACTACGGGCGCCTGTCATCCATAAAGAACAAAGGCCGCAGCGGCGACCTGGTCACCAATGCTGACCTTGCTGCCGAGCGCATCGTCTTGAAGCTGCTGGCGGAGCAGACCCCCGAGATTGCCGTGCTGGCGGAGGAAAGCGGAGCAGCCGGTCAGCAGGACGGTTTGAGGTGGTGTGTTGACCCCCTTGATGGGACCACAAACTTCGCCCACGGCTATCCCTTCTTTGCCACCTCGATCGGGCTCACCTTCGGCCAGCAGCCTCTTCTCGGCGCCATCGCTGTGCCCTTTCTCAAAGAGATGTATTGGGGGGCACCGGGAATCGGAGCGTTCTGCAACGAGAGCCCCCTTCAGGTGAGCAGCTGCGAACGACTCGAAGACTCACTGTTGGTGACCGGGTTCGCCTACGACCGGCACACCCGACTCGACAACAACTACGCCGAGTTCTGCTGGTTCACCCATCGCACCCACGGCGTGCGCCGGGGGGGTGCTGCAGCGGTGGACCTGGCCTTTGTTGCCGCTGGCCGCCAGGACGGCTACTGGGAACGGGGCCTGTCTCCCTGGGATCTGGCGGCTGGAGTGGCGTTGGTGGATCTGGCCGGTGGAACCGTCACCGGCTACGGCAATCGACCCTTCGACCTCTCCAGTGGCCGGGTCGTTGCCGCTGGCGCCAGCCTCCATGCGGCGATCACCGAAGGGCTTTCTCAGGTGAAACCACTGCCTGGAGCCGCTTTCGGTGCACCCGAGGTCACGGCCATGGGATCCTGA
- the pstB gene encoding phosphate ABC transporter ATP-binding protein PstB, with translation MTTLQQPQATESHNTDVALSLQNVTISYGNFEAVKNVYCEIPRGKVTAFIGPSGCGKSTVLRSLNRMNDLIEGCSLKGSILFGGVDLYGPKIDPVEVRRRIGMVFQQPNPFPKSIYENIAFGARINGYTGDMDELVERSLRQAAVWDECKDKLNESGYSLSGGQQQRLCIARTIAIQPEVILMDEPCSALDPISTLKIEETMHELKKSFTIVIVTHNMQQAVRVSDMTAFYNAEAVEGGTGKVGYLVEFNDTDKIFNAPQQQATQDYVSGRFG, from the coding sequence ATGACGACTCTTCAACAGCCTCAAGCCACCGAGTCCCACAACACAGACGTCGCCCTTTCCCTGCAGAACGTCACGATCAGCTACGGCAATTTCGAAGCCGTCAAAAACGTCTACTGCGAGATTCCCCGCGGAAAAGTAACAGCCTTCATTGGCCCTTCCGGCTGTGGAAAGTCCACGGTGCTGCGTTCATTGAACCGGATGAACGACCTGATCGAAGGCTGCTCACTCAAGGGAAGCATTCTGTTTGGAGGCGTTGACCTCTATGGACCAAAGATTGATCCCGTGGAAGTGCGCCGCAGAATTGGGATGGTGTTTCAACAACCCAATCCATTCCCGAAGAGCATCTACGAAAACATCGCCTTCGGCGCTCGCATCAACGGCTACACGGGAGACATGGATGAGCTGGTTGAACGGTCCCTCCGCCAGGCGGCGGTTTGGGATGAGTGCAAAGACAAGCTGAATGAGAGCGGTTATTCGTTGTCCGGCGGACAGCAGCAACGCCTTTGCATCGCCCGCACGATCGCAATCCAGCCGGAGGTCATCCTCATGGATGAACCCTGTTCAGCCCTCGACCCAATCTCAACGTTGAAAATCGAGGAGACGATGCATGAGCTCAAGAAGAGCTTCACCATCGTGATCGTCACCCATAACATGCAGCAGGCCGTTCGCGTCAGCGACATGACCGCCTTCTACAACGCAGAAGCCGTTGAAGGGGGAACCGGAAAGGTGGGTTACCTCGTGGAATTCAACGACACCGACAAGATCTTCAACGCCCCCCAACAGCAGGCCACCCAGGACTACGTTTCTGGTCGTTTCGGCTGA